One window of Bacillus alkalicellulosilyticus genomic DNA carries:
- a CDS encoding ABC transporter substrate-binding protein codes for MKKGLVFVMFFIVGVILAVGCSSEDSAQTNTPDQQTKSTEVEVEATEEMVEIDWYYPIAVGGPLTEVIQKMADDFMAEHPMIKINPVYTGSYDETMTKVQTAVQGNNAPELAVLLSTELYTLKDMDAIVSFEDFIAEDGGESYINDFFPAFLENAQTGGETWSIPFQRSTIVLYYNKEMFEEAGLDPEQPPTNWDELVSYAEKLTKRDENGQVTQWGVEIPTSGFPYWLFQGFALQNGKNLMNGDGTEVYFNTPENVEALQLWLDLANKHEVMPKDVIDWATVPSNFIEGKTAMIYHTTGNLTNVRTNSDFDFGVAFMPGNKQYGSPTGGGNFYIFKDVPEEKQQAAWKFVNWVTQPERAAQWSIDTGYVATSVSAYETQLMKEYVTDFPQAAVARDQLQHAQAELSTHQNGRVYKAINDNLQAAIVGTLTAEEALEKAQQEADKILEPFNK; via the coding sequence ATGAAAAAGGGTTTAGTTTTCGTAATGTTTTTTATAGTAGGTGTGATATTAGCAGTTGGATGTTCATCTGAGGATAGTGCGCAAACCAATACGCCAGATCAACAAACAAAAAGCACAGAAGTCGAAGTTGAAGCGACAGAAGAAATGGTAGAAATTGATTGGTATTATCCAATTGCTGTTGGTGGTCCACTGACAGAAGTGATTCAAAAGATGGCGGATGACTTTATGGCAGAACATCCAATGATTAAAATTAACCCGGTGTACACTGGAAGTTACGATGAGACGATGACGAAGGTTCAAACGGCGGTACAAGGAAACAATGCACCTGAATTAGCTGTTCTTCTTTCTACTGAATTATACACATTAAAAGATATGGACGCGATTGTATCTTTTGAGGACTTTATAGCTGAAGATGGTGGTGAATCGTACATTAATGATTTCTTCCCTGCCTTTTTAGAAAATGCTCAAACAGGTGGAGAAACATGGAGTATTCCTTTCCAACGAAGTACGATTGTCCTTTACTACAACAAAGAAATGTTTGAAGAAGCGGGATTAGACCCAGAGCAACCACCAACGAATTGGGATGAGCTTGTTAGTTATGCTGAAAAGTTAACGAAGCGTGATGAAAATGGACAAGTGACACAATGGGGTGTTGAAATCCCGACATCTGGATTCCCTTACTGGTTGTTCCAAGGGTTTGCGCTACAAAATGGTAAAAATTTAATGAATGGCGATGGAACCGAAGTTTATTTTAATACGCCAGAAAACGTGGAAGCCCTTCAACTATGGTTAGATTTAGCAAACAAACACGAGGTCATGCCTAAAGATGTCATTGACTGGGCAACAGTGCCTTCAAACTTTATCGAAGGAAAGACAGCGATGATTTACCATACAACAGGAAATTTAACGAATGTACGTACCAACTCTGATTTTGATTTTGGAGTGGCGTTTATGCCTGGAAACAAACAATATGGAAGCCCAACTGGTGGAGGGAACTTTTATATTTTTAAAGACGTTCCAGAAGAAAAACAACAGGCTGCTTGGAAATTTGTAAACTGGGTGACTCAGCCGGAACGTGCTGCACAGTGGAGTATTGATACAGGATATGTCGCGACGTCTGTTTCTGCCTATGAAACACAATTAATGAAAGAGTATGTAACTGATTTTCCACAAGCAGCTGTAGCGAGAGACCAATTACAACATGCTCAAGCAGAATTATCAACTCACCAAAATGGACGTGTTTATAAAGCAATTAATGATAATTTGCAAGCTGCCATCGTAGGCACACTGACTGCGGAAGAAGCCCTTGAAAAAGCACAACAAG
- the truA gene encoding tRNA pseudouridine(38-40) synthase TruA has translation MNNYKLVIQYDGGRYKGWQRLGNGELTIQGKIESVLSELEGKPVEIIGAGRTDAGVHALEQIATFKSQKDVKESEIKKHLNRYLPQDISIVDVIKVHDRFHARYNAVNKTYVYKIWNEEYTHPFMRKYSMHVKEKLDVQKMKEAATHFVGEHDFTAFSNAKSKKKSMVRTIHSLELIHNDGFLEVRIRGNGFLYNMVRKIVGTLIEVGQGKVNAGSIPKALQAKERSPGLMAEAQGLYLKTIEFE, from the coding sequence ATGAACAACTATAAGTTAGTCATACAATACGATGGTGGTCGTTATAAAGGTTGGCAGCGTCTTGGTAACGGTGAATTAACGATCCAAGGAAAAATTGAAAGTGTTTTATCTGAGTTGGAAGGAAAACCCGTCGAAATCATTGGAGCGGGTAGAACAGATGCAGGGGTTCATGCGCTTGAACAAATTGCTACTTTTAAAAGTCAGAAAGATGTAAAAGAAAGTGAGATTAAAAAGCATTTAAACCGCTATTTACCCCAAGATATAAGCATCGTCGATGTAATAAAGGTTCATGACCGTTTTCATGCTAGGTACAACGCTGTAAATAAAACCTATGTCTACAAGATATGGAATGAAGAGTATACTCACCCTTTCATGCGTAAATATAGCATGCATGTAAAAGAGAAACTAGATGTTCAAAAGATGAAAGAGGCCGCCACTCATTTTGTCGGCGAACATGACTTTACCGCTTTTTCAAATGCAAAATCAAAGAAAAAATCAATGGTACGCACTATCCATTCGCTTGAATTGATTCACAATGATGGCTTCCTAGAGGTTAGAATACGTGGAAATGGCTTTCTGTATAATATGGTCCGAAAAATTGTAGGTACTCTGATTGAAGTAGGACAAGGTAAAGTCAATGCTGGTAGCATTCCGAAAGCTCTGCAAGCAAAAGAAAGAAGCCCAGGGTTAATGGCAGAAGCCCAGGGACTGTACTTGAAAACGATTGAATTTGAATAA
- a CDS encoding glycosyltransferase, with translation MKNPKVSIIMGIYNCEKTLEESISSLLTQTYSDWELIMCDDGSTDSTLQVAMSFAQRYPNIIVIKNESNKGLAHSLNQCLQFATGEYIARQDADDRSRPKRIQKEVDWLDRQPQYDIVSTGMAFFDEKGCWGEILSVEEPQPKDFIKQSPFCHAPCMVRKEAILAVNGYDESKKTLQVEDYHLWFMMYAQGSKGYNIQEALYDVRDDRNANKRRTFRRRLNEAYVRASGYYKLKLPIPAYLFAFRPLVVGLVPLRVYNQLRKLRYKHT, from the coding sequence TTGAAAAACCCTAAAGTGTCTATTATTATGGGGATATATAACTGTGAAAAGACGTTAGAAGAAAGTATCAGTTCCTTGCTAACCCAGACCTACTCGGATTGGGAGTTAATTATGTGTGATGATGGGTCTACAGACTCCACGTTACAAGTGGCAATGTCTTTTGCGCAGCGCTACCCAAATATAATTGTGATTAAGAATGAAAGCAATAAAGGACTAGCTCATAGCTTGAATCAATGTTTACAGTTTGCTACTGGAGAATATATTGCTAGGCAAGATGCAGACGACCGTTCTCGGCCCAAAAGAATTCAAAAAGAAGTCGATTGGCTAGACCGTCAACCACAATATGATATAGTCAGTACCGGTATGGCCTTCTTTGATGAAAAAGGATGTTGGGGAGAAATATTATCAGTCGAAGAGCCACAACCAAAAGATTTTATTAAACAGTCTCCGTTTTGTCATGCGCCATGTATGGTGAGAAAAGAAGCTATTCTTGCCGTGAACGGATACGATGAATCGAAGAAAACCTTACAGGTTGAAGACTATCATCTCTGGTTTATGATGTATGCGCAAGGTTCAAAAGGCTACAATATACAGGAAGCTCTCTATGATGTTAGAGATGATAGAAATGCAAATAAAAGAAGAACCTTTAGAAGAAGGCTAAACGAAGCGTATGTTAGGGCAAGTGGATATTACAAGTTGAAGTTACCAATTCCAGCCTATCTCTTTGCTTTTCGACCTTTGGTAGTAGGATTAGTTCCATTAAGGGTATATAATCAGCTTAGAAAACTACGTTACAAACATACATAA
- a CDS encoding glycosyltransferase family 4 protein produces MGATKKMCVVTTTSITIKTFLIDQLLFLSKKGYEITIICDYDKNLEKMLNEEIRYQPVRMKRGMDGFGALKSIWQLYRHFKQERYDIVQYSTPNAAFYASFSSWLARTPVRLYCQWGIRYVGFTGWRRRLCKAIEKMVCEFSTYVEPDSKGNLLFSHDEHLYRSNKSNVVWNGSANGVDFRRFNIKYKETWRKEVRNQYQITEDNIVFGFIGRLTKDKGINELFAAFKSLSEQYSYVRLLLIGPDEQYGIDEELNNWVKLQNSIIHCGFVHDVETYYAALDVLVLPSYREGFGSVVIEAGAMGVPVIVSDIPGPTEAIEKGKSGIVIPKGEIQPLSEAMKAMLCSSRRTSMGEAAVSFVHKHFDQRKLWVHILSDRNRLLTEARFKKGG; encoded by the coding sequence ATGGGAGCAACGAAAAAAATGTGTGTTGTCACAACAACATCGATTACGATAAAAACGTTTTTAATAGACCAGCTTTTGTTTCTATCAAAAAAAGGATATGAAATTACGATTATTTGTGATTACGACAAAAATTTGGAAAAGATGTTAAATGAGGAAATTCGCTATCAACCCGTCCGAATGAAAAGAGGAATGGATGGTTTCGGTGCGCTAAAAAGCATTTGGCAGTTGTATCGACATTTTAAGCAAGAACGCTATGACATCGTTCAGTATTCCACTCCCAATGCGGCGTTTTATGCCTCCTTTTCTTCTTGGCTTGCGAGAACTCCGGTACGACTATATTGTCAATGGGGGATTAGATATGTAGGTTTTACAGGATGGCGTCGACGTTTATGTAAAGCCATCGAGAAGATGGTTTGTGAGTTTTCAACGTATGTCGAACCAGATAGTAAGGGGAATCTCCTTTTTAGTCATGACGAACACCTTTATCGAAGCAATAAAAGTAACGTCGTTTGGAATGGCAGTGCCAACGGTGTTGATTTTAGGAGATTTAACATCAAGTATAAAGAAACGTGGCGTAAAGAGGTAAGAAATCAATATCAGATTACGGAAGACAACATTGTCTTTGGATTTATTGGCCGTTTAACGAAAGATAAAGGGATCAATGAACTGTTTGCTGCATTTAAGTCATTGTCAGAACAATACTCTTATGTTCGTCTGCTTTTAATTGGCCCAGATGAGCAATATGGAATTGACGAAGAGTTGAACAATTGGGTAAAGCTACAAAACTCAATCATCCATTGTGGGTTTGTACATGATGTTGAAACATATTATGCTGCACTCGATGTATTAGTATTACCTAGTTATCGTGAAGGGTTTGGTTCCGTTGTTATTGAAGCAGGAGCGATGGGAGTACCTGTCATTGTATCCGATATACCTGGTCCAACTGAAGCGATTGAAAAAGGGAAAAGCGGCATTGTCATTCCAAAAGGTGAAATACAACCGTTGAGTGAAGCAATGAAAGCTATGCTATGCTCCAGTAGAAGAACCAGCATGGGCGAAGCTGCTGTTTCTTTTGTTCATAAACACTTTGACCAGAGGAAACTATGGGTACACATCCTTTCAGACCGTAACCGCTTACTAACAGAAGCTAGATTTAAAAAAGGGGGTTGA
- a CDS encoding L-lactate dehydrogenase has product MNRVALIGNGFVGSSYAFALLNQPIADELVIIDLNKEKAEGDAMDLNHGLPFAPSTTRIWSGDYADCEHADIVVICAGANQKPGETRLDLVEKNTKIFKAIVEQVMASGFDGIFIVATNPVDILTYATWKFSGLPKERVIGSGTILDTARFRYLLGQYFHIDTRNVHAYIIGEHGDTELPVWSHADIGGRPVHDLIQKNDKWSAEDLDDIFVNVRDAAYDIIERKGATYYGIAMGLVRLTRAIFHDENSILTVSVHLNGEYENDDVYIGVPAVVNRQGIRQVVELNLNDKEKEQFNHSVNVLKETMSSLFDKKE; this is encoded by the coding sequence ATGAATCGTGTGGCGTTAATCGGAAACGGTTTTGTAGGGTCAAGTTATGCGTTTGCCTTGTTAAACCAACCTATTGCAGATGAGCTAGTCATCATAGATTTGAACAAAGAGAAAGCAGAGGGGGACGCGATGGATCTTAACCATGGTCTTCCGTTTGCTCCTTCTACCACAAGAATATGGTCAGGAGACTACGCTGATTGTGAACACGCAGACATTGTTGTTATCTGTGCAGGTGCAAATCAAAAGCCTGGTGAAACACGATTAGATCTTGTTGAAAAAAACACAAAAATCTTTAAGGCAATTGTCGAACAAGTAATGGCAAGTGGCTTTGACGGTATTTTTATTGTAGCTACCAACCCTGTAGACATTTTAACGTATGCTACATGGAAGTTTTCTGGTTTACCTAAAGAGCGTGTCATTGGCTCAGGAACCATTTTAGATACAGCACGTTTTAGGTATTTATTAGGTCAGTACTTTCACATTGACACTCGGAATGTCCATGCCTATATTATTGGAGAACATGGTGATACGGAGTTGCCTGTATGGAGTCATGCCGATATCGGTGGAAGACCAGTTCATGATTTAATTCAAAAAAATGACAAATGGAGTGCGGAAGATTTAGACGATATTTTTGTAAATGTACGAGATGCCGCATATGATATTATTGAGAGAAAAGGCGCTACATACTATGGGATTGCGATGGGCCTTGTCAGGTTAACAAGAGCTATTTTTCATGATGAAAATTCAATATTAACCGTATCTGTTCATCTAAATGGCGAATATGAAAATGATGATGTCTACATTGGAGTACCAGCAGTTGTTAACCGTCAAGGGATTCGACAAGTGGTTGAATTAAATTTAAATGATAAAGAGAAAGAGCAATTCAACCATTCAGTTAATGTATTAAAGGAAACAATGAGTTCTCTTTTTGATAAAAAAGAATAA
- a CDS encoding HAD-IIA family hydrolase, with protein sequence MKDYDTYIFDIDGTIVREQTEIPGSINTLRTLRDKGKQLLFATNTPLFTKARLVEKLRNIGFAVEVEEIVTPIDALEFYFKEKNITPKLLPIVDVEVCGELQKRGYQLVASTRDECTHVLLGMNKNITYQSYCDALYQLDNGSELLLLNKDLYCPTEDGRVPDSGALSAVLTSCTTKEPEHVGKPTKWMQQAIISRVTSTIATSIFIGDSLTTDIEVGKALGMDTCLVETGVASYQNRVNYESTYVMQSVANILLTQEKGKGECCV encoded by the coding sequence ATGAAAGACTATGATACATACATATTTGATATCGACGGGACGATAGTGAGGGAACAAACGGAGATACCAGGGTCGATTAACACGTTAAGAACACTGAGAGACAAAGGAAAGCAACTTTTGTTTGCAACAAATACACCTTTATTTACAAAGGCTAGATTAGTAGAAAAGTTGAGGAACATTGGGTTTGCAGTGGAAGTTGAAGAAATCGTGACTCCAATAGATGCGTTAGAGTTTTATTTTAAAGAAAAAAACATTACACCAAAGCTATTACCAATTGTTGATGTAGAAGTTTGTGGAGAATTACAAAAAAGAGGCTATCAATTGGTAGCTAGTACTCGTGACGAGTGCACCCATGTTTTGCTAGGTATGAACAAAAATATAACGTACCAAAGCTATTGTGATGCTTTGTATCAATTGGACAACGGGTCAGAACTATTATTGCTTAACAAAGATTTATATTGTCCCACCGAGGATGGGCGTGTGCCAGATAGTGGGGCATTAAGTGCCGTTCTTACAAGCTGTACTACAAAAGAGCCTGAACATGTCGGCAAACCAACTAAATGGATGCAACAAGCGATAATTAGTAGGGTTACATCTACCATCGCTACTTCTATATTTATCGGAGATTCACTCACAACAGATATTGAAGTAGGTAAAGCTTTGGGGATGGATACCTGCTTAGTCGAAACGGGAGTCGCTTCCTACCAAAATAGAGTCAATTATGAGTCTACCTATGTCATGCAATCCGTTGCAAATATTCTACTAACACAAGAAAAGGGAAAGGGAGAGTGCTGTGTTTAA
- a CDS encoding LLM class flavin-dependent oxidoreductase, with the protein MEIGLSTFVETTPDVNGEVISHAQRIREVVEEIVLADQVGLDVFGVGEHHREDFAASSPAIILAAAASQTKRIRLTSAVTVLSSADPVRVFQDFATVDAISNGRAEIMAGRGSFIESFPLFGYNLNDYNELFEEKLELLLKIRDSEKVTWKGGHRPAIDNLGVYPRPVQDPLPVWIGSGGNSESVVRAGILGLPLVLAIIGGSPIQFEPLVQLYKKAVDHAGHDVSKLTVASHSHGFIAKNSEEAADKFFPSTQYVMNKLGKERGWGPYTRRSFDVARSFDGALYVGDPKTVADKIIHLRKNVGVTRFMLHVPVGTMPHEDVMSAIELLGKEVAPMVREEIARWEASEQGK; encoded by the coding sequence GTGGAAATAGGATTAAGTACATTTGTTGAAACGACACCAGATGTTAATGGTGAAGTGATAAGTCACGCACAACGAATTCGAGAGGTTGTCGAGGAAATTGTCCTAGCTGACCAAGTAGGACTAGATGTATTTGGAGTAGGAGAGCATCATAGGGAAGATTTTGCCGCGTCATCTCCTGCAATTATCCTAGCTGCAGCTGCATCTCAAACAAAACGAATTAGGTTAACAAGTGCTGTTACTGTGTTGTCCTCTGCAGACCCAGTACGGGTTTTTCAAGATTTTGCTACGGTCGATGCCATATCAAACGGTCGAGCAGAGATTATGGCTGGAAGAGGTTCTTTTATTGAGTCGTTTCCCTTGTTTGGTTATAACCTCAATGACTACAATGAATTATTTGAAGAAAAACTAGAATTGTTATTAAAAATAAGAGATTCAGAAAAGGTGACGTGGAAAGGCGGACACCGTCCAGCGATTGATAACTTAGGTGTGTATCCTCGACCGGTTCAAGACCCATTACCGGTTTGGATTGGAAGTGGAGGGAATTCAGAGTCTGTTGTGCGTGCAGGGATTCTTGGGTTACCACTTGTGCTAGCGATTATCGGAGGAAGTCCAATACAGTTTGAGCCTCTTGTGCAACTGTATAAAAAAGCAGTGGATCATGCAGGTCATGACGTCTCGAAGCTAACCGTTGCTTCTCATTCGCATGGATTCATTGCCAAAAATTCAGAAGAGGCAGCCGATAAATTTTTCCCATCTACTCAGTATGTGATGAATAAGCTCGGAAAAGAACGAGGATGGGGACCTTATACTCGTAGAAGCTTTGATGTTGCTCGTAGTTTTGACGGAGCATTATATGTTGGAGACCCGAAAACAGTCGCCGATAAAATCATTCATCTTCGAAAAAATGTTGGTGTGACACGTTTTATGTTACATGTACCTGTTGGCACAATGCCTCATGAAGATGTCATGAGTGCAATTGAATTATTAGGGAAAGAAGTAGCTCCAATGGTTCGTGAAGAAATTGCGAGATGGGAAGCTAGTGAACAAGGAAAATAG
- a CDS encoding glycerol-3-phosphate responsive antiterminator encodes MFKKNEIIVSVHDEESLEAVLQEEKIKTIFLLNDNIIDLTETMRKIRHYEKRVFLHVDTVQGLSTDLKGIHYVAEVLQPDGILSTRGQVISSAKRFDLLTIQRLFFIDSNALGTGIKSIKKSNPHAVEAMPGLMPKVIRTLADSIEQPVVAGGLIQQLGEVDAALQAGAVAVSLSRKSFINL; translated from the coding sequence GTGTTTAAGAAAAATGAAATCATTGTCAGTGTACATGATGAAGAATCACTCGAAGCAGTGTTACAAGAGGAAAAGATAAAAACGATTTTTTTATTAAATGACAACATTATTGACCTAACTGAAACGATGAGAAAAATACGCCATTACGAGAAGAGAGTATTTCTTCATGTAGATACAGTACAAGGTCTATCGACAGATTTAAAAGGCATTCATTATGTGGCAGAAGTGCTACAACCAGATGGAATATTGAGCACGAGAGGTCAAGTTATTTCAAGTGCAAAACGGTTTGACTTACTTACCATCCAGCGTTTGTTTTTTATAGATTCTAATGCCTTAGGCACTGGGATTAAAAGTATAAAAAAGAGTAATCCTCATGCTGTTGAAGCAATGCCCGGCTTAATGCCAAAGGTGATACGAACGTTAGCGGACTCAATCGAACAGCCAGTCGTCGCTGGTGGATTAATTCAACAATTAGGGGAGGTGGATGCCGCACTTCAAGCAGGAGCTGTTGCCGTTTCATTAAGTCGTAAATCATTTATCAATTTATAA